In Limibacter armeniacum, the sequence TCTCCACTTCGTGATTCCGGAAACGATTGAGAAAATCGATTTTGGAAAAGGAACTTACTATGCCGATCAAGGAAATTTTAGTACAGCTGGATATGTCGCCTTTCAGACCAAAGACAGGCTGGAAAATAATATCATTCAGACAGAGATCGGTCAGTACAATACCAAAAGGTTATTTAGCCTGATCAATCTCTCCCGCAATTCACATCACGCTGCCTATGTCGCCAGTGAATACCTCACTACAGATGGCTATTTTGAAAGCCCCCAGAACTTTTCCAGACTGAATGTCATGGGCAAGTACACGGGAGAGCTGGACAATAACAACAAGCTTTCCGTTAGTGCGTCCCATTTCCAGTCCAGTTGGGATGCGTCAGGACAGATTCCTGAACGGGCAGTGGAAACCAATATCATCAGCAGGTTCGGTGCGATAGATGATACGGAAGGTGGAAATACGTCAAGGTCAAACCTGAACCTTAACTACATCCATCAGCTATCCAAAAATTCATCCCTGACTTCAAGATTCTATTTGTCTCATTATGATTTTGAACTTTACAGCAACTTTACTTTCTATCTGGAAGATGCTGAGCATGGAGACCAGATCAGGCAGAAGGAAGACCGCAACATGTTTGGATTCAATTCTGAGTGGAATCGCTTTATTGCGCTACCCAATGGGTCGATCAATCTGTCTGCCGGTGTTGGATTGAGAGATGACCAAACTACAGGCACAGCGCTGTCTCATTCCCTGAACAGACAAACAACGCTTGAAACCCTCAAGCTGGGAGACATTCACGAAACCAACAGCTACGCTTATGCACAGGCTGAGCTGGTCAGGGGAAAATGGACCGTCAACCCTGCCCTTAGGCTAGATTATTTTCAGTTCGGTTATTATGACCGTCTTTCAGAAACCTATGAAAACAATCAGGTAGAAAAAGGAATACTGAGTCCAAAACTGAATGTACTTTACCAGCATTCGCCGCTGCTGCAATATTACCTGAAGACGGGCATTGGATTTCATTCCAATGATACGCGTGTAGTCGTGGCAGAAGAAGGCGAAAGCATCTTGCCCAAAGCCTATTCCTCTGATTTGGGGCTGATATGGAAAGCACATCCCCGACTTCTGGTCAATGCAGCTGTTTGGAATCTCTTTCTCGAACAGGAATTTGTTTATGTGGGAGATGCCGGCATCGTAGAGCCAAGCGGAAAAACCAACCGATCGGGCTTCGATCTTGGCGTAAGATGGCAATTGCTGGACTGGCTTTACTTCAGTCAGGATGTCAATTATGCCTATGCCCGTTCCGTTTCTGACCCTGAAGGAGAAAACTATATTCCTCTGGCGCCGGACTTGACTGCTGTGGGCACCTTGAGCATATCAGGTCAAAGCAACTGGTACGGCAGCATCCAGTACCGATATATCAGTGATCGACCTGCCAATGAAGACAACACCATCGTAGCAGAAGGCTATACCGTAGTGGATACCAACCTTGGTTATCAGTTTAAACACTTTGACTTGGGTTTGAAAATTCAGAACCTCTTTGATGTGGAATGGAAAGAAACTCAGTTTGCGACAGAATCCAGGCTGTTTAATGAGACCTCAAGCGTTGAGGAAATCCATTATACACCGGGTATTCCATTTTGTGCGACGGCAATGCTCCGGTACAAATTCTGATAAGGATAAAGTTGCCATTTCAATACTAAACTCAGACGGTCATCATACAAAAACAATATGCTATATTGATAGTCCGAGTCCACAAATAATTCATCTTAAATAGTCGAGAAATGGTAACATGTTTTTTAAAATACACAATCGATCCGTACAAAGTAGCAGCGTTTGAACACTATGGAAAACTTTGGATTGATCTGGTCAATGAAATGGGAGGTGTACATCATGGATACCTATTGCCGTATGAAGGAGCCAACAACATTGGTTATGCTACATTTTCATTTGCGACCTTGGCTGATTATGAAGACTATAGAAATAAAATTCCTTCTTGCCCAAAATGCATGGAAGCTTTTGAGTATGCCAAAAACACAGGCTGTATCCTTCATTATGAGCGGTCATTCCTGAAGCCAGTATTTGAAGGCATAAACGATAAGGCGAGGATAGACTGATATCTTTTGACACAAAGCGTGCTAGCAAAACTCAAACAGCATAAAGGAATCCCAATTAGTGAGGATGAGATTTTTAAAAATCTCATCCTTTTTTTCTATTAATTAGATTAGTAGATAATTATCTCCCTTTGATTTCACAAAATCAGTAACATCTCTTTAAGAAGAGTATCCAAAAATTAGAGACCAATAAATAACATGAAAATGAAAAAAATAGGACACCTACTATTAGGGGTAACCTTATTTATGATCGGATGTCAAACCCCTAATAATAAGCAAGATCAAGAAAGTTCTACAACAAATACCGATCGATACGTGCCCAAACCATATGTAAAAATCACGCACCCTGAGTGGAGTAAAAATGCGGCTATTTACCAACTCAATACAAGACAGTTTACACAAGAAGGCACGTTCCTAGCTGCTGAGAAAGAATTACCAAGATTAAAAGAATTAGGGGTTGATATTATATGGTTGATGCCTGTTCAAGAAATTGGAAGTAAAAACAGGAAAGGCACATTAGGAAGCCCTTATTCCGTGAAAGACTATTTCAAGGTCAATCCGGAATTCGGGACCATGGAAGATTTAAAACAATTTGTCTCATCGGCTCATAATCAGGGCATGTATGTTATTTTAGATTGGGTCGCTAACCACACTGCATGGGATAATGTATTGGTTCAAGAGCACCCAGATTGGTATGATAGAGACTATAAAAATGATTTTAGACCTACTCCTTGGTGGGACTGGTCTGACATTATTGATTTGGATTATAACCAACCTGGCCTAAGGCAATATATGACCAATGCTTTAAAATATTGGGTCAAGGAAGCTGATATTGATGGCTACAGATGTGATGTTGCCGGATTTGTACCTGTTGATTTTTGGAATAACGCACGTAAAGAATTGGATGCCATAAAACCCGTTTTTATGCTTGCCGAGTGGGAGTCTAGGGATTTACATGCAGAAGCTTTTGATATGACCTATGCGTGGAGCTGGAATGAAACGATGCACAAAATCTGTACAGGACACGCAGATGTAAATGGCTTATATATTTATTACTCTTGGAATGAGAGTGCATTTCCTCCAAATTCATTTCGAATGACATTTGTAAGCAACCATGACAAAAATGCATGGGAAGGCACCATGTGGGAACAGTTTGGAGATGGTTTAGAGGCTGCCATTACCTTATCAGTGGTTGGGGAAGGAATGCCTTTGATTTATAATGGACAGGAAGCCGGTAATAAAAAGCGACTGGAGTTTTTTGAAAAAGACCCTATTGTATGGAAAGACCATTACATTGGTAAGCTATATAAAGACCTATTTGCTTTGATGAAGGAAAATACAGCACTGTGGCATGCGAAATGGGGCAGTACAATGGTTAAGGTTCCTAACTCTTCAGAAAAGGAAATACTTAGCTTTGTCCGTCAAAATGAAAAAGATAAGGTTTTTGCTGTATTCAATTTTTCAGATAATGCACAAACCATATCATTTAAAGAGACACTTTATCACGGAACATATACCGA encodes:
- a CDS encoding TonB-dependent receptor, which encodes MNFFKSIYSTIFFVLVGSAALAQGISGKVVDETGLAIEAVLVQNLHTDQHTHTNQQGTFLLNGIEAGDTLTLTHAAYNTISVVVKEEKERTIILELKTFELDQITVSPEVNALNVVSKIDLKTTPVNSSQEVLRKVPGLIIGQHAGGGKAEQIFLRGFDIDHGTDIAISVDGMPVNMVSHAHGQGYADLHFVIPETIEKIDFGKGTYYADQGNFSTAGYVAFQTKDRLENNIIQTEIGQYNTKRLFSLINLSRNSHHAAYVASEYLTTDGYFESPQNFSRLNVMGKYTGELDNNNKLSVSASHFQSSWDASGQIPERAVETNIISRFGAIDDTEGGNTSRSNLNLNYIHQLSKNSSLTSRFYLSHYDFELYSNFTFYLEDAEHGDQIRQKEDRNMFGFNSEWNRFIALPNGSINLSAGVGLRDDQTTGTALSHSLNRQTTLETLKLGDIHETNSYAYAQAELVRGKWTVNPALRLDYFQFGYYDRLSETYENNQVEKGILSPKLNVLYQHSPLLQYYLKTGIGFHSNDTRVVVAEEGESILPKAYSSDLGLIWKAHPRLLVNAAVWNLFLEQEFVYVGDAGIVEPSGKTNRSGFDLGVRWQLLDWLYFSQDVNYAYARSVSDPEGENYIPLAPDLTAVGTLSISGQSNWYGSIQYRYISDRPANEDNTIVAEGYTVVDTNLGYQFKHFDLGLKIQNLFDVEWKETQFATESRLFNETSSVEEIHYTPGIPFCATAMLRYKF
- a CDS encoding alpha-amylase family glycosyl hydrolase, with the translated sequence MKKIGHLLLGVTLFMIGCQTPNNKQDQESSTTNTDRYVPKPYVKITHPEWSKNAAIYQLNTRQFTQEGTFLAAEKELPRLKELGVDIIWLMPVQEIGSKNRKGTLGSPYSVKDYFKVNPEFGTMEDLKQFVSSAHNQGMYVILDWVANHTAWDNVLVQEHPDWYDRDYKNDFRPTPWWDWSDIIDLDYNQPGLRQYMTNALKYWVKEADIDGYRCDVAGFVPVDFWNNARKELDAIKPVFMLAEWESRDLHAEAFDMTYAWSWNETMHKICTGHADVNGLYIYYSWNESAFPPNSFRMTFVSNHDKNAWEGTMWEQFGDGLEAAITLSVVGEGMPLIYNGQEAGNKKRLEFFEKDPIVWKDHYIGKLYKDLFALMKENTALWHAKWGSTMVKVPNSSEKEILSFVRQNEKDKVFAVFNFSDNAQTISFKETLYHGTYTDYFSNEVIDFKEDSALKLDAWGYKVFVKK
- a CDS encoding NIPSNAP family protein; translation: MVTCFLKYTIDPYKVAAFEHYGKLWIDLVNEMGGVHHGYLLPYEGANNIGYATFSFATLADYEDYRNKIPSCPKCMEAFEYAKNTGCILHYERSFLKPVFEGINDKARID